The segment agcCATCCTTCATCTTTGCTAGCATCAACAAAGGTCTTGGGTACCACTTTTGAAAGGAGACAAAGGTTCACTTGCTAACTTGCTTTTGAAAATATTCTTCTAGTTTGTACACtcattcttatcaccaatgatctgatcttttgaatggttCTTCTAGACATACTTTGTTGGAGTTTTAGGGGCTTCTCTAATTCATTTTCctattcttctttctcttcattttcctcttcttcAATGTACGCAAGTTCTTCTGATCTGCATGATCCTCAGGTTCATGTTCATTCTACCTCCAATCTTCATTCACCGtgacatttgtgctttcaactatCCTCTTTAATCTCCTATTGTAGAATCTATAGGCCTTGCTCCTTGTAAAGTAAGAAagaaagatcccttcatcacttcttgaatcaaaCTTTCTAatatcttcttcatctcttctaaaGTAACATATGCTACCAAAATTTTTTAAATACTTGATTGTTGGAGGTATTCCATGCCATGGCTTATAAGGGGTCTTAGAGTTATTGACTCTTAACAACAATTTGTTAAGAATGTAGACAAAAGTATGTACATCATTTTCTAGTATCCATTAGACAAATTAGCATCTTTTAACATTGTTTAATCTATCTCTTGAACTATCCTAGGATTTTTTCTTTCAATTACCCCATTTTGCTAAGGGGTCCTAGGAGAAGACAAATGTAGATCTAATGCCACGATCTTAACAAAACTTTTCAAACTCATTTAAAGTAAACTCTTCTCCTCTACCaaaccttaaacatttgatcttagcATCTATCTCATATTCTAACATAGACTTGAAAGCTTTAAAATTATATAGGGCTttgaatttttctctcaaaaatgtaacctgtgtcattctagaataatcatcattaAGAAACATAAGGTACCTTTCACTATTGAGTCCTTGAGTATTGGTTGGTCTATATAGGTTAGTATGTATCAGCTCGAGAGGTTTTGTAGTAGACTATTCCTTGTTCTTGAATTGGTTCATTGtctactttcccatttgacattccttgcataaggGGTTTGTAGGTTTGATGATATTTGGCATATCTCTTATTGCATGTGTAGAGCTGATATTTACCATGTTATTAAAGTTGATGTGACCTATCCTCTTGTGTCATAGAAAACACACTAGATTGTGCCAACATATAGCTTCTTGCTTCAACTTCCTTTTGATGATAAATATTTCCATTAGTTCTTCCCTCTACAATTAGCTTTCCTAAGCTACCTTTTTTGATTTCACAACCTCTATCATGAAATGTGATATTATAAACTTTGCTACATGTCTGACTAACACTGACAAGATTATGTTTCAGCCCCTTAACATAAACTTGGACATCCTTTGTCATATGTTTTTAGGAATAGTTATAGTTCCTTTTCCACAAATTTGTGTAGACCCTTCATCACCAAACCTTATGGATTCTCCATTCCACTTCTCAAGCCCAAGCCTCTATGATGAGGGGAAAAGGGTGTTGCAGTGGGTAAGTTGACCCAAGGGTGGGTTGGGCCCCTAAAATTGGTTGATGAATtttctcttatcactagtcatgtgattagAATATCCACTATCAAATACCTAAGCATTTGGTTCTTGTTTTGCATGGAAGGCAATCCACACAGTCATTGATTTTTCACTATTCTTAGTTTGTAGAGTACCAAATTCCTTACATTTTTTAGCATTATTCATTTTGTCATCAATTTTCATTGCCATAAATACTATCTCATCACTTGAATCATCACAACCCTCATCCTTAGATGAATAACTGCTCTCTTGGGAATAAAAGCTTTTTTGGGCTTTTCTCTAGGATTTCTATCTTCGCtattgatatcttctttaaaagtacatgtagaagcaaaatgaccaattctTCTACAATTAAACATTTGAAAGTAACTTACCCTTGTTTTTGATAGTCTTTTTCTTCAATCTACTTGcaaatttttcttcaactttaTCAAGACCCTCACACTAATCAACATCATCTTTAGTCTTCTTACTGactttgaatgtaatgtcccctttaggAGCAACTTTACTAGACTCTCATCTCAAAGATAGTCAGAGCACCATATAGTTGATCCATTGTATATTTATCCAAATCTTTATATTATTTATTAGTAAATACCTTAGGACAATAACATTCAGGAggatatttgagtacccttttcacaacttcatcttctttcaaTTCAACACCAAGACCTCTGATACTGGTTACCACATCATCAATTCAGATCATAATAACAATGTTTGCAACCTTAGACTTCTTCAAATTCTCAAACTTACACTTGAAATTCAGCAACTTGATTTGCCTCACCTTATCATCTCCTTTATAAATGTTATTTAGTTTCTTCCTATTTCTTAGTAGTTCCACAATGCATCACCTTTACAAGTTTTGAATCTACTATACCACTCATGATAACATTCCTTGCTTTGTCATTCTTTTCATGTAGCCTAATATCAGTTGCATTAGTTGAAGGAGTAGGATGAAATGTATAACCATTTCTAACTGATTTTCATACTCCAAACAATTAGGAGGTCAGGTAACCTTCCATTCTGcattcttgaaaggtgaagttTGTTGCATGAAACTTGCATGCCTTGTGAGCTCCATCTTTTGCCATCCTAGAcgtttcctcaagcaattaagattCCTCTAAGGAACTTggctctaatgccaattgttgaacacaccccaAGAGTTCAACAAATACACTTCTAGGAAATTTTATCACTTGAAATGTAAACTAAGACACTAAATGGACATTACAAGAATATCCTTCAAGCCACAACAACATAAATCTCAATGTGAAGTATTCTCTAGACTAGTCTTAACTGGTCATTGCACTACCAACATACTACCATTGCTAGAGACATCAAATACAGCACAAGTGACTTGTAAAGATAGGAATGCAATGTCCATAGAGCATAGACATTATATCCAAAAATACAAGATCATAGATCTACAGATGTGGAAGAAAGGGGAGAATTCTTCTAAATTGCATTCAACACACCTTACTGCAAATCTCACTCTTCATCAACTTTCAGATACCAAGATACCACTTGCTCACTTAGGAGTAACAAAGAATATACTACAACAACTTGTAGTATGCACAAGACCATCCACAAAACATCACTTCATcgccatgcttctaatcctcaactTAATGactctaatcctcatcttaatatcatCATAATATTATCTCCAAGAGCATTGTCATCATCGTATCACCCTAGCATATTGAGTGTAGACAtcaacaccaagaaggtggacatccacaacaagGAACCTCTCTACTCATTCAACTTGAATCTCCATCATCTGTACATTCACCTAGTCAACAATCTTGAAAGTAGCTACCAACAATCTCTAGTAGACATAACTTAACATGCACTTCAACCATCAAAGGGTTGTCAATACCATAATCTATACTGACAAACACAATATCATAATTGTACTGACATAGTCTAACAACATCAAGCTCATCATCACTCAAACTGAGCCGACACTTAGAATttggtaccaaaagtttgataccTATTTATTGAGTTTGGGATTTTAGAGGTCTAAATCTTATCATTTTGTTTACTACAAACTGATAATGGTTGCATTAATATTATTGCATTATATGTAGAGGACATGTTGTTTTTAAGGATTGGAAAATCTATGATTTTTGGCTTTAAGTCTTAGTTATCAACGTCATTTGAGATAAAAGATAGAGGTGGAGCTGGGTACATTCTATAAATGAAGATCAAAAGAGATAAAAGCAATATCAATCTTTGGTTCATCCAAAGAAAGTAAATGAGCTTAGTGTTGGAGAGATTCAATGATATATTGCATATCATTGGTAGTTCCTATTTTATAGGGAACAAAATTATCTAGAGGATTGTCCAAAATATCCTATTGAGATGGAGGACATGACTAGAGTACCATATGCAAGTGTTATTGGTATTTTCATATACATGGTCTATGTGAGGCTAGACATTACTTAAGAAGTGAGCGTTTTCAGTTTATTTATCGCTATTCTTGGATGAGCACATTAGGATGCAATTAAGAGAGTGTCTAGATACATGTGAGGTATgttagttgaaaattttgtacacctggggaggTATGCAAAATTATGGTTTTAGCCACAACGTGTgagttaaaaactctcctaattgtaagggaaggctcccctttCCTACTATTACAAATTAACTATAACATATAAACACTAATTTAACTTGGGtgggacaacatccttttctcttttttcaaaaaagatgatattcttttctcttttcaaaAAAGAAACTGCAACTATAGTAACAAATATAGAAATTTAAGAAATTTCAAGAACAATAAAGATGCTTTATATGAAAGGAAGCAAGGTTTTTATGAAAGTGCAAAGTCTTCCGTCACTTCCCTGGGACGAGAATATAGAAGAAAATCTCAAAGCCTTCACTTTCTTACTATCATATCTACCTTCCAAAATGATTAGTATGttaacaacatacaacatctaacaACTCAAAATCTGTTGATATGATGCACTCCAAACTACTATGAATAGGAACaattacaagcacaaagtcttgtaaCTTTTCTCTATTATGAACACTTAACTATTATAATTTAATCCTCAATATTTGTATCACAAAGTCTACAAGAAATTAGGTCAAAGCTCTTTCCAACAACATCACTAAAATCTCAAGTATATGCAAAAAATATATCACTgtgacataagaacacaatggaTATATGAACAAAgcctcaacacaaagtctgaaactcAAATGTCCTCTTTATATTGCTTGAGACTCTAAATTACAAGTATAAAACACAAAGTCTTTATCACtgtaaatttctgcagagttttcttactTGCCAAAAAGATGAAATTACACAGAGCACCCCctaatatatataggagaggggctaaGAGAAAAAAGTGGGAGAAGTCCAACTAACTTATTCCAAATTACAGTTCTATTGTttttcaacttgtaatttgtttacatgtaattacaagttacaagaatgcaagtaatgtgattacttgcaattacaatttgtgacattacatgtaatttgtcaaagggaaattacaattgcataattgaaactaatctaAGTGTCTGAGACATGACTCTATTTACATCATCCTCTGTCTCATAGGTCTTCACGCTGCCATGAGATGCTGACATTTGAAGTATTCAAGATCGATGAAGGTATTCGTCTAGGAACAACAACTTGCATCCTTGATAACTTTCTTATGTTCTTTGCCAATAAACTCCAACTTCATCTTCTTGCTCATTTGACCATGAATCGTAATGACAGTGACCACATGAAGATCAACCACTGAACTTGAAGATAATTAGCATTCTTTATTAGTCATTGTGACAGTGAAAGTCACTACTTTCTACCAATAGCACTACTTTTGTCAATGTCCTTACATGCATTGAGAACCCTTGCAATCGGGTCTCTAGGACCCGATTACAAGTGCAAAAGTATTTAGCATTCTTGCAATATCGACTTACAATCGGGTTTTGGAGGCCCAATTACAAGTAAGGGAACTTGCAATAAAGGAGATGGGGTTACATGCTTGCAATTGGGTTTCAAAGACCTGATTGCAAGTAATAATATAATGTTAATAGAAAGACTTGCAATTGGGTTTCTAAGACCCTACTGCAAGTGTCTTGTAATCGGGTTTCTAAGACCCTACTGCAAGTAAAGTTAACTTGCAGTTTGAgaaaaaagttcctacttgcaatgacaccaaaaagttcctacttgctaCTTGTAGTGACAtaaaaaagttcctacttgcaatgacaacaaaaagtTTCTACTTGCAATGAGGAACTCAAAACCTCAAATTGCACaaaaagataggaaaatgaaagcaaaaaccaaccaaaacttggacaacgatGACAAACACAACCATTGATTATTTGCCATTAACAAATACGAGTTTTAAACCTCGTAAAACATGTTTTAGAGAAGAAAACTAtgaattttgagtaaaaatttgtaggggttgtcaattTTTTGAAAGTTGAAAATGGACTCAACAAGGTACTTTTGAGTATTCTCTATGTTTTCATGATTATCCTAGTGGAGCTTGCCATTCAATTTATATTTGTGGGATTCTAGATTTGGATTGGATAGGTGAATTAACAATAGAAGATCCACCAATGGGTATGTATTAAAAATATTTGGTGGTGCTATttgttggatgagtaagcaacaagttGTAGTTGCTTGTCCATGATAGAAGCAAAGTATATGACAATTACTAATGCTTGTAAGGAATTTATTTggcttaaaaatatatattttggtgCAAGGGTATTGCCATCTATTGTGATGGTCAAAGTGCTATTTTCTTAGCAAATAATCATACTTTCCTTGCCAAAACAAAGCAAATTGatctttaatttaattttgtttaagATATAGTGGAAGATGGGAGGGTGAAATTGGAGAAAGTTAACACTTAGGCGAATGTTGCAAATGCATTAGCAAATCTTGTGAGCACGTAtaaagtttagatggtgttcaaagACTATGAGCCGCACAACCCCTAGCAATTAAATATTGTTATTTCAATTGGCTCTTCAAAGGTGTATGAAAAGCAGGAGAATGTTGGGAATAAGGTGTCTTAGCATTTGATTTTCTAGCATTGATTATTCAGTTATTAATGTTaattttatgttgttgatttgcCTCTGTAATTAAATTACATATACATCTAGTGATGTCATGTGTGGGGTTGGCACTTTGAGTTGTCATCATACATGTAAAGTGGCACAGGTGacaaagttctttttttttttaagagacATGGATGACAAAATTGTCTCCCACTTTGCATGAGTTCACTAAAGTCAAAATTGTTAGTTAACTTGTGTGGGTTTATTATAGGGTCAATTTTGGAGTTGCTAAAATAGGCGAAGTTGTGCATGTAAATGCTTTTCATGCAATGTTTAGTTTTTGCAAGAATGCATGTGCCTTGTATGTTAAGTAGATACCTTGTATGTGGTGTTTACAATAAGTAGCTTTTACTTTGCATGTATAGGATAAAATAGGCTCCATTTTAGAATCATCTAATTTATGCATTGTAAACTCCTATATATTGAAGAGTTGCTTTATGATTGATTCACTGGTATCATTATattatcaaaactactccaaaatcTAGTTCAAAGGGTAAGTCTCCTAAAAGACCATATCTCTACAATTGTATTATAAACTCTTATTTATTGTTAATACATTGGGTTTTGCTTTGGGGTGGGGTTTTTTTTCCAAAATGGATTTTCCTACACATATTTGGCATTATGTGTTtatgcatgtttattttgttatatGTATGTGTATTTGAATTGTAACAAATTAAAGGTTCTAATAATTTTTTGTAATATCCCCCCAATTTAAATTGGTGTAGGAAGCTTCTTCTATGCACTCAACTTCCTTTCAGATTGGGTACTTAGTTTATATCTCCAAAAATATTATCTTTGGCAATTGACTAATGGATCAAGCTTACTAAACATGTGGCTGATAAACTTAAACAATAATTAGAAGAGGAATCAAAGGTGCAAAATGATCTATATTGCCAAATGAAAAATAATGATATATTTCCACCAACCAACCTCTTCATATACATTAAATTTGTCCCATTGTGGTGTTCCTTAAGTGAGGAATCAAGCCCAATTGTCACCACATTGAGAAGATTTGTCTCTATGCACTACAAAGGccatctaaaatttgcaaatattaAGTTAGTGATTCAAAATTCAATGAGTTTGCACATAAATTTGCTAGTTTTTGCATCAAGAGTATCAAATATGTAAGATTAATGACTAGTTAAATCAATTTGTATAATCAAAATAAtgtattttatataaattaattaaatgaaaaaagAAAGTTACAATTAAAATTATTGTCATTATAAATGACATGtacaaaatatttttaataattaatgatATTGTATATTCAAGATTTATGattgtaaataaaataaatgatatttttcattaacttatttaataaaatcatttctttattttagacatttttattttttaaaataaaatttattaactcACTTTAACTGAAAAAAACttagattaattttatttatacttcaattttttatttaacaaTAAAATAATTGACTAATCTTTTTCCTTACCTTTTGTTTTTTAATGGCACagtttttcttttatttatatatatttcattGAATTCTGAGTTGATATGATGTACTGACAAGAGCCATCtcatacatttctttcttttcccAAAAATTGGAGATCACTCGTGCAAATTCCTGAGATGACAAAAGTTAGCAATAATAAGCAATGCAATGGAAAGAAAAAGGTCTCCATTTATGCATGTAGCCAACTTTTGATTGTTTCTTCCCCTTCCAAGCCTATATGCATGGGGATGCACCTTCATTTCAATAAGCCATCTTAAATCAGTCAAGcagtttataaatttatataatattCTATTAAATGGTCTCGTTGCAATAATCTCCAATTAATGCAAAAGCATTAAAATTAATTAAGGAGAATTTCACCTGAAATTTGATGAATTACATTAGAGGTACCACTGCACTATAAGCAGTTATCCATAACGGTACTGATACAAGTGAAAGAGCGTACTGCATCCAGTGAATACCGTATCAAAATATGAAAGTTCCAAACTAATAGATGATCTTACAAGGAGATGAGAGCAAAATTAAGCAGAGTTGGAAATAGAAAACCAAACCTGGCGGACAAGAAGATCAGCTAGTGCTCCAGCTAAAGGTTTTGTGGTTGATCTTAACTATTGGTAGCATCGACATGGGCAATGATAAGAAAGAGTAAAACATATCAAAACGTGCAGTATCTTCATGATTATGTTTATTGCAATTAACTTTTTAAGAGGAGATCTACTTCTAGAAAAtgtttccaaaaattctgaaaaacgtggttcaaaaatttcaaaagatatcTCACCTGCAGAAGCACAATCAGGTTTTGAGCAGTTGGCATCGCACTTAATACCTACAAAACAGTAGAAAAAGGTTTATCAAATTGCAATTCATGATAACAGAAATTATTCAGATTTCCTAATGCCCAGAATCGACCATTTGGACTTCCAGGTACAACGAGTTGAGATAACTATATGCAATGGGTTGCATAGGAAAACACCCCcctaataaaaggaaaagacagcTCTCGTCCAAAAATAAACAAAGTTTACCAAAACGAAGTGGAAACACAAAAGTCCTACAAGGTGATAACTATAAAATCACTAGATTCAAAGCAAGCTACAGAAACTGCTTTGGATGTACAAGAGAGTCGATACTTATAGTCATGATTATCTTAGTTGTGATATTCTGTACGATCATTGATCTGAATGAAGCAGGTAATTCAGGAGACAGTACATAAGTTGAATAATTTAATATCTTATAAGTAAGAATTGAATAAtaacatcaaaaaaaaaatattgagaaTTACCAAATAgctgatcaaagtagctttttctttcagttgaaaatttatacaaacaAAACTCTCTAGGAGGGGCGTATTCCTTTGTAATGTCTTCATTTTTTAGCTATTCTGATTTGCAAACTTTTGTTTAGCTCCTGTTTTGACTGAAACAGCGTGTTGTTTGATGACTCATCCTGTGGCTTTGTGAGgacgtgttggttgaaaattttgtacacttggggaaatatacaaaattgtggtttcaaccacagcacacgagtaaaaactctcctaattaagggaaggctccccctatctaactaaaactgaaataaaaacaggatggtacagcagtcttccttctttcttcaagaaagacaatatccttttctcttcacagaaaataatagcgattgaatatgaacagcagtaactactttcaagtgaaatcagagaaaggaaatgaagtttcctgaaagcgcaaagacttccgtcacttccttcgggacgggacagcaatatcaagctcaaagacttgactattggaagtcctatctaccctttgctatactaaattttacaatgaataaaagacaacaactcaaagactggaataatttattcttttaaaacaaagacaagaactaatgcaagctcaaagacttgctgctatttcttatcaaacaataatttttcctcaagaatagacgcaagctcaaagacttgctgctccttctagagatttcctattttaattaatcttctctacttgtagctcaaagacttcaaatcagattggactaagctcctttaaaaacactttgcatagaataaataaaaagagtcaaactcaaacttgtagctcaaagactcaaaacttgagtaatccttctttattattcttcaaaaccttcaattcacatacataagctcaaagacttcttgttgtaaatttggcagagtttttgcttgcttttccaaaagataaagattacaaaggaccctctcttctatttataggagaggagccttgagaaaaaggtgggaggatcttaACTAAGttgagaaattccctcaaccaccaagacctattca is part of the Cryptomeria japonica chromosome 10, Sugi_1.0, whole genome shotgun sequence genome and harbors:
- the LOC131062835 gene encoding uncharacterized protein LOC131062835, which gives rise to MAMPLVGLLLVKILHRAHLLPSNPICILTILVLSAMPTAQNLIVLLQLRSTTKPLAGALADLLVRQYALSLVSVPLWITAYSAVVPLM